A window of Prolixibacter sp. SD074 contains these coding sequences:
- a CDS encoding beta-L-arabinofuranosidase domain-containing protein — protein sequence MKQVICYMSLLLFLSFSFSGCNDRKDSSNVQVITKPVTSAQNAFYPGNRKPLVPASFIKLPLGSIHPKGWILKWLELQKNGLCGHLGEISAWLEKDNNAWLSEGGDHGWEEVPYWLRGYSDMAFIFDDPAMKKETMIWINAILKSQKENGWFGPEVRSDNGNLDFWPNMVVLFMLQNYYEYTHDVRVIPFMTKYFRFELTVPDKEFLSSYWENSRGGDNLYSVYWLYNLTGDKFLLDLARKIHLNTANWEQESTLPNWHNVNIAECFREPATYYMQTGDSADLKATYNDYFLVRRTFGQVPGGMFGADENARMGYVDPRQGTETCGFAEQMTSDGILTRITGDPMWADNCEDVLFNSFPAAFTPDMKALRYITCPNQVTADDKNHSPGIANNGPFLAMNPFSSRCCQHNHGHALPYYLENLVMASNDNGLAAVMYNACVTKVKVGDGTELTLTEDTRYPFEQEVRFTLNTPQKVSFPIYLRIPGWCEQASVQINGMQVKANAFPDTFIRIDREWSNNDQIRLELPMRLSCRTWQVNQNSVSVNYGPLTFSLKIAEEYKKISNIKSAIGDSKWQKTADPNKWPAYKIEPVSPWNYGLVLDKNSLSASMKIVHKKWPKDNFPFTPSNVPIEIQAKGQRIPTWGIDQYGLVAVLPFYPVKVQTPVENITLIPMGAARLRISAFPSLN from the coding sequence AGCAAGTTATCTGTTATATGAGCTTGTTATTGTTTCTATCATTCAGTTTTTCAGGCTGTAACGATAGGAAAGATAGCTCCAATGTCCAAGTAATTACCAAACCTGTAACGAGTGCTCAAAATGCTTTTTATCCCGGTAATCGGAAACCATTGGTTCCTGCATCATTTATCAAATTACCGCTAGGAAGCATCCATCCGAAGGGGTGGATTTTGAAATGGCTTGAACTTCAAAAGAATGGGTTATGCGGGCATTTAGGAGAGATTAGTGCCTGGCTCGAAAAAGACAATAACGCCTGGTTATCAGAAGGAGGCGATCATGGTTGGGAGGAGGTACCCTATTGGCTTCGCGGTTACTCCGATATGGCTTTTATATTTGACGATCCAGCCATGAAAAAGGAGACGATGATTTGGATAAATGCGATTCTCAAGAGTCAAAAGGAAAATGGCTGGTTTGGGCCGGAAGTTCGCTCGGACAATGGCAATCTGGATTTTTGGCCTAACATGGTTGTATTGTTCATGTTGCAGAATTATTATGAATATACCCACGACGTACGTGTTATTCCCTTCATGACGAAATATTTCCGATTCGAGTTGACTGTACCGGATAAAGAGTTTCTTTCCAGCTATTGGGAAAACAGCAGAGGCGGGGATAATTTGTATAGTGTTTACTGGCTTTACAATCTCACCGGAGACAAGTTCCTGCTGGATCTCGCCCGGAAAATTCATCTTAATACTGCGAACTGGGAACAGGAATCAACGCTTCCAAACTGGCACAATGTGAATATTGCCGAATGCTTCCGTGAGCCTGCAACCTACTATATGCAAACAGGTGACTCGGCGGATTTAAAGGCAACATACAATGATTACTTCTTGGTTCGCCGGACCTTCGGACAGGTTCCCGGAGGGATGTTCGGTGCAGATGAGAATGCCCGAATGGGTTATGTCGACCCGAGACAGGGAACAGAAACTTGCGGCTTTGCTGAGCAGATGACTTCAGACGGCATATTAACACGAATTACCGGAGACCCGATGTGGGCAGATAATTGTGAGGATGTACTTTTCAACAGTTTTCCGGCTGCTTTTACGCCCGATATGAAAGCGCTTCGTTATATTACCTGTCCTAATCAGGTTACCGCTGATGACAAAAATCATTCACCTGGTATTGCGAATAACGGTCCTTTCCTGGCAATGAACCCGTTCAGTAGCCGATGTTGCCAGCACAACCATGGTCATGCACTTCCGTATTATCTGGAGAACCTGGTGATGGCGAGTAATGACAATGGTTTGGCGGCAGTTATGTATAACGCCTGTGTAACCAAGGTCAAGGTTGGTGACGGAACTGAGTTGACACTCACTGAGGACACCCGTTACCCCTTTGAACAGGAGGTGCGTTTTACACTGAATACACCTCAAAAAGTGAGTTTCCCGATTTATTTGCGGATCCCCGGATGGTGTGAACAAGCTTCGGTTCAGATCAATGGAATGCAGGTAAAGGCTAATGCGTTTCCCGATACCTTCATTCGGATTGACCGGGAATGGAGCAACAATGATCAAATCAGGCTTGAATTGCCCATGAGACTGTCATGTCGTACCTGGCAGGTTAATCAGAATAGTGTTTCTGTAAACTACGGTCCTTTGACATTTTCATTGAAAATAGCTGAAGAATACAAGAAGATTAGTAACATAAAATCTGCCATTGGTGATTCCAAATGGCAGAAAACAGCAGATCCTAATAAATGGCCGGCCTATAAAATTGAACCTGTTAGCCCGTGGAATTATGGATTAGTGTTGGACAAAAACAGTCTTTCCGCGTCAATGAAAATTGTTCATAAGAAGTGGCCGAAGGATAATTTCCCATTTACACCATCTAATGTTCCAATTGAAATTCAGGCAAAAGGGCAGCGAATTCCCACCTGGGGTATCGATCAATATGGATTGGTAGCGGTGCTACCTTTTTATCCGGTTAAAGTTCAAACACCGGTCGAAAATATCACATTGATACCTATGGGGGCAGCACGTCTGCGTATCTCGGCATTTCCCTCGTTGAATTAG
- a CDS encoding family 43 glycosylhydrolase, whose amino-acid sequence MFLELVSFTGCGKSEISAEPQVKNTFANPVWDGADPWMIKHGDHYIYCYSVNNAIVVSRSKYMTRRGKLKAIWRAPSSGWNSNCVWAPEIHFINGHWYVYYAAGVSGPPFIHQRTGVLRSATDDVFSDYKDMGMLYTGDNPGTPASNIWAIDMTVLEYRGKLYAVWSGWNKQVDTDATPQNLYIAEMENPYTMKGKRVLLSSPEESWETGGPLNLNEGPEILKHGDHIFIVYSCRESWLVDYRLGMLQLINPDGNVLDPSNWKKKGPVFQGTSTVYGVGHCSFVKSPDGTEDWIVYHSKKSSSPGWERDVRMQPFTWNADGTPDFGTPVPAGQEINRPSGEVEVEQAEIK is encoded by the coding sequence ATGTTTCTGGAACTTGTATCTTTTACAGGTTGTGGAAAGTCAGAAATATCTGCTGAACCACAGGTAAAAAATACATTTGCGAACCCCGTTTGGGACGGGGCAGACCCTTGGATGATCAAGCATGGAGACCATTATATTTACTGTTACTCTGTTAATAATGCGATCGTCGTTTCGCGCTCAAAATATATGACGCGCCGGGGCAAATTAAAAGCAATATGGCGTGCACCCTCAAGCGGATGGAACAGTAACTGTGTCTGGGCTCCCGAAATCCATTTTATAAATGGGCATTGGTACGTTTATTATGCTGCCGGTGTTTCCGGACCGCCTTTTATTCATCAGCGGACAGGAGTGCTGCGTTCAGCTACAGATGATGTTTTCAGCGATTATAAGGATATGGGAATGCTCTATACCGGCGATAATCCGGGTACTCCTGCCAGCAACATCTGGGCGATCGATATGACTGTACTTGAATACCGGGGAAAGCTATACGCGGTTTGGTCGGGATGGAACAAGCAGGTGGATACTGATGCGACTCCTCAAAATTTATACATAGCGGAAATGGAGAATCCTTATACGATGAAGGGGAAACGTGTACTGTTATCATCTCCGGAAGAAAGCTGGGAGACCGGTGGCCCTCTTAATCTGAACGAAGGGCCGGAAATACTGAAACACGGCGACCATATCTTTATTGTCTATTCGTGCCGTGAATCCTGGTTGGTCGATTATCGTTTGGGAATGTTACAACTAATAAATCCTGACGGTAACGTACTCGATCCTTCCAATTGGAAGAAAAAAGGTCCGGTATTTCAGGGAACTTCGACGGTTTATGGGGTAGGACATTGTTCTTTTGTAAAATCACCCGATGGGACTGAGGACTGGATTGTTTATCATTCGAAGAAGAGTTCCTCTCCAGGGTGGGAACGCGATGTTCGTATGCAACCCTTTACCTGGAATGCCGATGGAACTCCTGATTTTGGAACACCTGTTCCAGCCGGACAGGAAATAAACAGACCATCGGGCGAGGTTGAAGTTGAACAAGCAGAAATCAAATAA